The DNA region CTCCGTTCGCGGCGGCTCCGGTCGGCGCCGCCGGTGGCGGCGCCGTGGCCCTCTCGGCGGACGGCGGCACCGTGGTGTGGACCCCGGCGGGCCGGGCGCCGTTCCTGTCGACCAACCGCGGCGCGGCCTGGGCGGCGGTCTCCGGCCTGCCGAATGACGCGGCCGTGGTGGCCCGACCGCTCGGCGGCGAACACCTTCTACGCCCTCAGCGGCGGCGCCCTGTACGCGAGCACCGACGGCGGGCGGCACTTCACCGCGCGGGCCACCGGCCCGGGCGGCGGGCAGCTCAAGGCGGTTCCGGGCGTCGCCGGTGACCTGTGGATCGCGGGCGGAGGCGGTGGGCTGCTGCACTCCACCGACGGCGGGGTGAGCTTCCGCAAGGTCGGCGGCGTGGAGCAGGCGAGCGGCATCGGCTTCGGCAAGGCTGCGCCGGGCACCGGCTACCAGGCGCTCTACCTCAGCGGGACGGTGAAGGGCGTCGGCGGGCTGTTCCGTTCCACCGACGGCGGCTCGACCTGGACCCGGATCAACGACGACCAGCACCAGTTCGGCGGGAGCGTCGTGAACGTCATCGCGGGCGATCCCGACGTGTACGGGCGCGTCTACCTGGGCGCCTACGGCCGGGGCGTGGCGTACGGCGACCAGTCCTGAGGTCGTGGGCGGCCCGCGGGCGGACGGCTGGGCCGGGCTGTCCGCCCGCGGGCCGGCTGCAAAAGGTCGCGGGCCCGTCGCGGGAAAAGACCACCGCCCGAGAGGCAACCTTTCGGCCTCCGGCGGCCACTGAGTGGTGCAACGTCGACTCGATCTACCGAATGGGATGGGCATGAGGGCTACGAAGCACGCCGCCCCGCAGGCACGGCGCAGGCGAGGGGTGGTCTGGGGCATACCGTTGGCGGCGGTGGCCGTCGGGGTGCTGGTGTGCCTCGCCGTCGCGTTCCTCGGGCGGAGCGGGGCCGCCCCTGGCACTGATGCCGGGCAACCCGCCGCCGCAGCCGTCGAGGCCACCGGGCCGAGCGCGCCGCCCAGTACCGGCACCGGCACCGGCACCCCGGACGGTGCCACGCCCTCGGCTGCGCAGCCGTCACCCACCAGCCCTTCGCCGACGCCGTCCGTCGGCGCTCCCTCGCGCTCGGCCTCCACCGCCCCGAAGCCGTCCGCCACCGCCGGGCCCTCCGCCACGCCAGCCGCCCCGGCGGTCGGCAGCGCGCGTACGGCCGCCGGCCCGGCGTCGCTGGCCGGGCGGATCAGGCCCGGGACGAGCTACCAGGGCGTGGCGACCTCTTACGACGCGGCCGACGGCAACGGCGCCTGTTCGTTCGGCCCGTCCGGCGATCTCATGATCGCGGCGATGAACCACACCGACTACGAGACGTCCAAGGCGTGCGGGGCGTACGTGCAGGTCCACGCCGCGAACGGGGCGAGCGTCACGGTGCGGATCGTCAACGAGTGCCCGCTGCCCTGCGCGCCCGGGCAGCTCGACCTCAGCCACGAGGCCTTCGCCAAGCTCGCCGACCTCTCGGTGGGCCGTCTCCCGATCAGCTGGTCGCTGCTGAGCCCCGGCGAGCCGGGCACCATGTCGGTCCGGTACAAGACCGGGTCCACCCAGTGGTGGTGCGGGATCCAGGTGATCGGCCACCGGAACCCGGTGGCTGCGCTGGAGGTCCGGACCGGCGGCGGCTGGCGGCAGCTGACCCGCACCGACTACAACTACTTCCTCTCCCCCGACGGCGGCGGGTGCGGCGGGCCGATCAGGGTCACCGACATCTACGGCGAGCAACTGACCGTCGACGGAATCGCGTTGCAGCCGGACGTCGTCCAGTCGACCCGCGTCCAGTTCGCCCGGCATTGACCGCGCCGCTCGCCGGTCCGCCGTCGCGGGTCTCCCCCCGGGGTGACCGCCGCCCGCCCCCGGGACCGCGCCCTGCTAGGCTCAAGGCGATTGTTAACGTTCACATTGCAGGGAGAGGGCGACCAGGGGACATGCTCCTCGATGACGCGTCCGCGGAGTTCCACGACTTCTTCGAACGCCACTACGCCGAACTCGCCCGTCTCGCCCACCTCCTGACCGGCGAGACGGACGCGGCCGACGACCTTGCCGCGGACGCCCTGGTCGCCCTGTGGCAACGCTGGGACCGGCTCCGCGCGGCCGACCACCCGCTCGCCTACGCCCGCGGGGTGGTCGCCAACATGGCCCGGGAACGGATCCGCAGCGCGGTCCGCGAGCGCCGCCGGGTCCTGCTGTTCTGGTCCCGCAGCCCGGAGAAGACCTCGGGGCCCGACGTCGCGGCCGTGCTGGACGTCCGCGCGGCCCTCGCCCGGCTGCCGTTCCGCAAGCGGGCCTGCGTGGTCCTGCGGCACGCCTTCGACCTCTCGGAGAAGGACGCCGCGGCGGCGCTGGGCATATCGGTCGGTACGGTGAAGAGCCAGACCTCGAAGGGCATGGCCGAGCTGGAACAGCTGCTCGGCGCACGAGCGGTCGGCGAACTGACGACAGGAAGGAGGAACCGGTGAACGATCACATCACCCGGCAGCTGCGCGAGGCGGCCGAGGCCCACCAGCCCGACCGCGCGAGGATGCTGGCCCGCGTGCAGCGCGGCGCGGCCGGTCCCGCCGTCCGTCACCGCGCCCGGTCGGGCCTTAGGTCCTGGCCCAAGGCCGCGATCGCCGGCCTCGCCACCGCCGGAATCCTGGCCACCGGCGGCCTCGCCGTGGCGGGCCTGCGAGGCCCGACGCCGTCGGAGAGCGCCACCACCGCTCCGGCCGCGCCCTCCCCGACGGTCAGTCCGACGCCCACGCGCCCGGCTCCCCCGACCACCACCGCCCCGGCACCGGCCGTCACCGTCCCGGCACCGGCCACCACCCCGACCGGTCCGCGCCCGACCCCGACGGCGAGCAGCCGGGCCCAGAACGGTTCGCTCTGGTCGGAGGGTTCGGTCGACGCGCACGGCAACGCCTACTGGGGCCAGAACGACCTCGCCCTCAAGACCACCCAGCCGCTCAGCTCGCTCACGGTGGAACTGCACATCGCCCAGACCGGCGACGTCCGGAGCACCGGCGACTGGCAGACCCTGTCGGCCGACGACTTCACCGTCACCGTCCAGGAGTCCGGCGGCGCGCTGGTCTACCGCTGGGTACTCAAACCGGGCCGCACGGTCCCGGCCGGGCAGTACGAGTTCGCCGCCCAGTTCAACCACGCCACCGGCGCACGCAATGCCGCCGGCGACAGCTATCGGGCCGAAGCCCAGTCGGCCGGCGGCACGGCCTCCGTCTCGGGCGGATTCACGCCGGCCCGGTAGCACGCGAACTGCTCGGAGTTCGACCTCGCGGCGAACTCGATCGGACTGCAGGGGAAGGGCCGTTGTGTTCCCAGGAAGTGATCTTGAGGAGTGTGAGGGATCCCCGTCCAGCCGCGCCAGCAGCCGTCCGAGGGTTGAGGCGTTCGGGGTGGCCCGGTTGAGCCCCAACCGGTCGTGCACCTCAGGCGCCGGGTCGGCCGCGAAGCGGGCGATCTGCGCAAGCGACCGCGCGCCACCGAGCACTGCGACCAGGCACAGCACCCGGCAGCGAGCCGAGCCGGTAACGGCGTCCTCGTTACCGGCGTGGATCGGGGAAGGCGGTCGAACACCCCAGCCAGCGTGGCCAGTTCAGTGATCTTGATCATCTGGCGTCGCGTCCGTGGTTTCCACTCGGTCATGCCGCCCGCACCACGGGCCAGCGCGCCCGTGCTGCCATGCACCCCGTGGAACAGTCCCGCGGGTGCGCGTGGCCGCACCGGGAGTGTCGGAGAGGTCAGCTCTGGGCGGTGGGCCGGACGACGATCTCGTTCACGTCGACCGCGGCAGGCTGTTCGATCGCGAAAGCGATGGCCCGGGCGATCGCGTCGGGCGGAATGGCGACGTCGTCCCGCATCTTCGTGATCTCTGCTCTGACCTGGCTGTTGGTTGACGCCTCGGCGAAGTCGGTCGCAGTCGCACCAGGTGAGACGGTAGTCACCCGCAAGGAGTCGCCGGCTTCCTGGCGCAGTCCTTCGCAGATGGCCCGGACCGCGAACTTGGTGCCGGCATAGACGGCCATGGTCGGCACGATGCGAAACGCGGCCGTGGAGGCGGTGGTGATGAAGTGGCCGGTTCCCTGCGCCCGGAAGGCCGGCAGCGCGGCGCCGATCCCGTGCAGCACGCCCTTCACGTTGACGTCGACCATGTGGTCCCACTCCTCGACGCGCAGATCGTCGAGAGGCGAGATGGTGCCGACTCCGGCGTTGCTGACGAGTACGTCGAGTCGGCCGAAGCACTCACCGGCCAGCGCGACCAGGGCTCGCAGGTCGTCCCGCCGGGTCACGTCGGTGCGGATCTGCACGGCCGTGCCACCTGCCTTCTCGATCCGGGCCACCAGTTCCGCCAGGCGTTCGGACCTGCGCGCGCCGAGGACGAGCCGCGCGCCGCGTTCGGCGAGCAGCAGCGCGGTCGCCTCGCCGATGCCACTGCTGGCTCCCGTGATCGCCACCACTTTGCCCTTGATTCCGGACATGAGTTGCCCTCTCCGTCTTCGGCACCGGAGCCGGAGTGCCGAGCGGCAGCGAGTCCTGGAGGAGAGTCCGCCAAGCCGTTGCGCACTGGCAGGCTGGGTGCCGGTATGGCCGTGTGAGGCCGCCGGTCATGCCGCGGCCCGTGTTCGCACACCAGTCTCCGAGTGGCTTAGCCTGGTATCCAGACCGTATTTATTCTGGAACTGAGGGTGCCATCCCGTCATGCCCACGCAGCCGGACCAACGCCGTCAGCTGAGTGAATTCCTGCGCAGCCGGAGAGAGCGCCTGACTCCTGACGAGGTGGGCCTGCCCCAGACCGGCCGCCGTCGGACTCCGGGACTTCGCCGCGAGGAACTGGCACTGCTGGCCGGGATCAGCGCCACCTGGTACACGTACCTGGAGCAGGGTCGAAAGATCCGTGTCTCCGAACAGGTGCTCAACGCCCTCGCCGCGGCGTTGCGGCTCGACCGGCACGAGCGCGATCACCTTCTCCAGCTTGCCGGTCACGCGCCTGCGGCTGAAGCCGAGGAACGCGAGCCGCTGCCGGCCGAGGTGGGTGCTGTTCCCCTGTTGCTCCAGCCGAACCCGGCGTACATCATCGGCGGCAACTATGACGTCCTCAGCCACAACCAGGCAGCCGACGAGTTGTTCCCGAGGCTCATCACTGATGCGGACCGGCCCGCCAACTTCGTCCGCTGGGCGTTTCTCGAACCGGTGGCCCGGGAGGTTCTGGTCGACTGGGAACCCGAAGCACGCGGCCTGCTCGGCCGACTTCGGACGCTAGCGGCACGCCATTGCGACGACCCGCGGTACACCCGGCTGATCGAGGAGCTGAAGGAGGGCAGCCCTGAGGTGCGGGACTGGTGGCCGCAGTACGAGGTGCAGGCCCGGCACAGCGGTCGGAAACGGCTACGACACCCGCAACGGGGAGCGATCGATTACGCGTACACCGCTTTTCACCTGGCCGAACAGCCGGAACAGACGCTGGTCGTCTATGTCGGTAGCAGCGAACCGCCCGACGGGAGCGCAGCCCTTCATCTCGCCGGCTGAGAACGCATCAGCCCTGACCGCGGGAGTCGGCTCCGGGCATTTCGAAATCCGGCCGACCGATCCCCACCGGCTGCGCCGCCGACGGTGCACGCGCACGACCGAAAGGGCGCATCGCAAACAATTCACCGGCCTCCCACATGCGGAGCTCCGCCGAGCGGATCCTCACGTTCCGGTGGTAGTGATTCACGTACCGTTCACCGGAATGCCGGAACTCACCCCGCTGCCGATTCGTCAGAGCCGGTGAGGGTTCAACAACACGCCAAAGTCGGGGAAAGGGACGGGATATGTCCGCGGCCAGGAGGGTGATCGGCAGCGTAGCCGTGATTCTCGTGGCCGTGTTCGGCATGCTGGTGCTGTCCCAGTCCGTGTCCGCGTTCGTCCGGGACGAGCCTTGCCCACGGGTGGCCGCGGAGGTGAAACTCGCCGAGGAGGCGGTGGTTCCCAAGTACGCGCCCGGTTCCGGCTGGGCGCAGCTCCGGAACGTCCAAACCCCTCAGCACCAGCCCGAGTTGCGACCGGCCCTCGCCCACGAGGCTCCGGCGGCCGGCCGGCCGTCGGCACCCGCGGCCCCCGAACCGCCCGATCCGGTCGGCAGACAGTGCAGAGCGGCGGTCCTCCAGGTGTTCCGCTGCTGATCGGCGCCGACCGCGCCCGCACGCTCCTCGACGGCGGCGACAGCCCGGTTCCGGTGCCGTACCGCCGTCCCACGCCCGGCAGTTCACGACGGCCACGGCATGACCGCCGCTGCCGCCGCGCTCCGCGCTGCCTCCGTACCGAGCGGGCACGGTCCCGAAGTCCACGTTCCCACAAGACTTCCGAGGGGCCCGAGGCACCGACATGCAAGGATTCATCGACCACGCCCGCACCTTCCGCCGCCGCGCCGCGCAGGACGCCGACGCCTTCGGGCGGCTGGCCGCCGGCCAGAAGCCGCAGGCACTGTTCATCACCTGCTCGGACTCCCGCATCATCCCCGCCGCCGTCACCGGCGCCCGGCCGGGGGACCTCTTCGAGATGCGGACCGCCGGCAACATCGTCCCGCCGTACCGTCCGCCCGTTCCCTCGGCCGAGGCCGCGACCATCGAGTACGCGGTCGAGGTCCTGGGGGTCGCCGACATCGTGGTGTGCGGCCACTCCCACTGCGGCGCGGTGGGCGCCGTCGTCCGGGGCGACGACCTGACCGGCGTGCCCGCGGTGCGCGACTGGCTCGCCGACGGCACCGCGCTGACGCCCGGCGGCGAACCGAGCCACGACCTGGCCGCGCCCGTACAGCGCCACGTCCTGGACCAGTTGGAGAAGCTGCGCACCCACCCGAGCGTCGCCCGCCGGGTCGAGGAGGGCCTGCTCGGCCTGCACGGCTGGTTCTACGAGGTGCACACCGGCGCGGTCCTCACCCACCGCCCCGGCACCGACGCCTTCCTGCCGCTGTGACCCCGCGGCCCACCACCTCCGCACTCCCACCGATGAAGGCACCCATGCGCTTTCCCACGCTCAAGTACGACCTGACCGCCTCGCTCGTCGTGTTCCTGGTCGCCCTCCCGCTGTGCGTCGGCGTCGCCGTCGCCTCGGGCGTGCCCGCCGAACTCGGCCTGATCACTGGTATCGTCGGCGGCCTGGTCACCGGCCTGCTGCCCGGCAGCAGCCTCCAAGTCAGCGGACCGGCGGCCGGGTTGACCGTACTGGTCGCCGAGACCGTGCAACGGTTCGGCCTGCCCGCACTCGGTCTCGTGGTCGCCGCCACCGGCCTGCTCCAGCTGCTGCTGGGCGTGCTGCGCTGGGGCCGGTGGTTCCGCGCGATCTCCGTGGCCGTGGTCGAGGGCATGCTGGCCGGCATCGGCCTGGTCATCATCGCGGGGCAGCTCTACGCGATGGCCGACCGGTCGGCGCCCGCCAGCGGGATCGGCAAGCTCCTCGGCCTGCCCGGTCTGCTCACCCAGCTCATCTCCTCCGCCGCCGCCGGCTACTCCTTCCTGATCGGCGCCGGCACCATCGCGGTGATCGTGCTGTGGCAGCGGCTGCCCGCCCGGGTGCGGGTCGTCCCGGGCGCGCTGGTGGCCGTCGTGCTCGCCACGGGCGCGGTCTGGCTGCTCCACCGCCCGGTGAAGAAGGTCGAGGTCAAGGGCCTGCTGGACGCCATCCAGCCGCCCGGCACCGGGGTGTTCGAGCAGTTCGCCCCCGCCCTGCTCGTCACCATCGTCGCCTTCACCCTCGTCGCCTCCGCCGAGAGCCTGTTCAGCGCGGCCGCCGTCGACCGGATCCACGACGGGCCGCGCACCGACTACGACAAGGAGCTCATGGCCCAGGGCGCGGGCAACACTCTCTGTGGGGTCCTCGGCGCCCTGCCGATGACCGCCGTCATCGTCCGCAGCGCCGCCAACGTCCAGGCGGGCGCCCGGACCAAGGCGTCCCGCGTGCTGCACGGGGTGTGGCTGCTGCTCTTCGCCGCACTGCTGCCCGCGGCGCTCGGCGTCATCCCCGTCGCGGCGCTCGCCGGGGTCCTGGTGCACGCCGGGTTCAAGCTGCTGCCCTTCAGGCAGCTCGGCCCGCTGTGGCGCGAGCACCGATCGGAAGCATTCGTGCTCGTGGCCACCGCGGTGGCCATCGTCACGGTCAACATGTTCGAGGGCGTGCTGATCGGCCTGGGCCTGTCCGTCGTCAAGACGGCCTGGGAGACGTCCCGGCTGCACGTGGACACCGAGGAGCAGCCCGGCGGGCCGGTCCGGGTCCGGCTGACGGGCAACGCCACCTTCCTGCGGCTGCCCAAGCTCCTGGACGCCCTCGAGGCGCTGCCGGCCGACCGCGTCGTGGAGCTGGACCTCAGCGGTCTGCGGCACCTCGATCACGCCTGCCAGAGCGCG from Kitasatospora cathayae includes:
- a CDS encoding expansin EXLX1 family cellulose-binding protein, whose translation is MRATKHAAPQARRRRGVVWGIPLAAVAVGVLVCLAVAFLGRSGAAPGTDAGQPAAAAVEATGPSAPPSTGTGTGTPDGATPSAAQPSPTSPSPTPSVGAPSRSASTAPKPSATAGPSATPAAPAVGSARTAAGPASLAGRIRPGTSYQGVATSYDAADGNGACSFGPSGDLMIAAMNHTDYETSKACGAYVQVHAANGASVTVRIVNECPLPCAPGQLDLSHEAFAKLADLSVGRLPISWSLLSPGEPGTMSVRYKTGSTQWWCGIQVIGHRNPVAALEVRTGGGWRQLTRTDYNYFLSPDGGGCGGPIRVTDIYGEQLTVDGIALQPDVVQSTRVQFARH
- a CDS encoding SigE family RNA polymerase sigma factor, which produces MLLDDASAEFHDFFERHYAELARLAHLLTGETDAADDLAADALVALWQRWDRLRAADHPLAYARGVVANMARERIRSAVRERRRVLLFWSRSPEKTSGPDVAAVLDVRAALARLPFRKRACVVLRHAFDLSEKDAAAALGISVGTVKSQTSKGMAELEQLLGARAVGELTTGRRNR
- a CDS encoding SDR family oxidoreductase — its product is MSGIKGKVVAITGASSGIGEATALLLAERGARLVLGARRSERLAELVARIEKAGGTAVQIRTDVTRRDDLRALVALAGECFGRLDVLVSNAGVGTISPLDDLRVEEWDHMVDVNVKGVLHGIGAALPAFRAQGTGHFITTASTAAFRIVPTMAVYAGTKFAVRAICEGLRQEAGDSLRVTTVSPGATATDFAEASTNSQVRAEITKMRDDVAIPPDAIARAIAFAIEQPAAVDVNEIVVRPTAQS
- a CDS encoding helix-turn-helix transcriptional regulator — its product is MPTQPDQRRQLSEFLRSRRERLTPDEVGLPQTGRRRTPGLRREELALLAGISATWYTYLEQGRKIRVSEQVLNALAAALRLDRHERDHLLQLAGHAPAAEAEEREPLPAEVGAVPLLLQPNPAYIIGGNYDVLSHNQAADELFPRLITDADRPANFVRWAFLEPVAREVLVDWEPEARGLLGRLRTLAARHCDDPRYTRLIEELKEGSPEVRDWWPQYEVQARHSGRKRLRHPQRGAIDYAYTAFHLAEQPEQTLVVYVGSSEPPDGSAALHLAG
- a CDS encoding carbonic anhydrase; its protein translation is MQGFIDHARTFRRRAAQDADAFGRLAAGQKPQALFITCSDSRIIPAAVTGARPGDLFEMRTAGNIVPPYRPPVPSAEAATIEYAVEVLGVADIVVCGHSHCGAVGAVVRGDDLTGVPAVRDWLADGTALTPGGEPSHDLAAPVQRHVLDQLEKLRTHPSVARRVEEGLLGLHGWFYEVHTGAVLTHRPGTDAFLPL
- a CDS encoding SulP family inorganic anion transporter is translated as MRFPTLKYDLTASLVVFLVALPLCVGVAVASGVPAELGLITGIVGGLVTGLLPGSSLQVSGPAAGLTVLVAETVQRFGLPALGLVVAATGLLQLLLGVLRWGRWFRAISVAVVEGMLAGIGLVIIAGQLYAMADRSAPASGIGKLLGLPGLLTQLISSAAAGYSFLIGAGTIAVIVLWQRLPARVRVVPGALVAVVLATGAVWLLHRPVKKVEVKGLLDAIQPPGTGVFEQFAPALLVTIVAFTLVASAESLFSAAAVDRIHDGPRTDYDKELMAQGAGNTLCGVLGALPMTAVIVRSAANVQAGARTKASRVLHGVWLLLFAALLPAALGVIPVAALAGVLVHAGFKLLPFRQLGPLWREHRSEAFVLVATAVAIVTVNMFEGVLIGLGLSVVKTAWETSRLHVDTEEQPGGPVRVRLTGNATFLRLPKLLDALEALPADRVVELDLSGLRHLDHACQSALTTWVERHNANAPEAVRLIPALAGQT